A window of Malania oleifera isolate guangnan ecotype guangnan chromosome 2, ASM2987363v1, whole genome shotgun sequence genomic DNA:
atttatTCCCTTAGAATTTAGAAGGCAAAAGCACTATACTTAATATATGTAGCAATTGGAAGACGTGTGATAGCCTTGTCCATGTtctcattttatattttatgtcttcgAAATCAGTCAAAACCAGGCCATTTGGTTGTTTGAACAGAGGTAATAATAATATGTTAGAGGACCCCAAGTTACAGCTAGGGTTCCTCTCATCTAGCGCACACgcaaaatttccaattcacaaAGCACCTTCCCTTTCCATAAGCACTACCATTACTAACTCAATAATCATTCTCTTAATTGGATGCTTCAACACCAATTCCAGCAATTCATAAGTTCACTGCactcaattttgaaatattatcATCAGTCTTCCACTTCATACAATCTCAAACAGCAGTCATTTGAAATTTCATCATCTGTAACCTGGATGACTCTGGAATTGCCACTCTTTGTCATACCCTTCTGGGTAAGTAGCTCTACTTGAAAATGAGACTCTGAAGCTCCTGATGGGGGAGCTAGAATATGCTAGAAGTGTTTTTGTTTTGCCCCAATACGAGGAGAGGAAATGGGTCATATAGTTGGCCTCTCAAAGTGGGTGAGGCTTCAGTTACTCTTGATAGGTTCAGTTGTGAGCCCAAAGCCAAATGGGAATAGAGGGTCATAATGGGTGTCACCCACATTCATGGGGAGCTGGTCGACTGTCTTGAACCAGGTACGGGCAAGCTTGCCAGTGAATCCATAATCACCAAACAGAACATCAGCAATTCCCTGACCTTCAGTGCCTGGAAGCCAAGCAGCCACAAGTGCTCCAATTGTGGAGAGATAGGGCTCCATAACAATAGGGCGACCTGAAAGAATAACAACAACACATTTGACAGAACCACATACATTGTTGATGGTGCTCGGGCCAGGTTCGGCCATCGTTAGATTTGTGCTGTCGCCGGATGTCTCTACATAGGGGTGTTCGCCCACGGCAACTATGGCATATGAAAAGTTGTTGGACTTGACGAAGTGTGCATCAGGATTCTCACTGTAGACGACTTGCGTGGTAGAAGCAACAGTATTTTTCACTGCAGTGAGGATTGTGGTACCTGTAAGCATGAATGGTGTTTCCATCAAAATCAAATATAGGGGAAGCCCACTTTAATTTATATAATTGGATTCAAATAAATTTCATAGCTATTCAATTAGCCAAAGAATTTTGAATTTGCTTCCCATTTATTAGTTTCATGCAATTGGGGACTAGGCGAAGATTGTAATCATCACTATTAATCAATAATTAAATTACAGGGTAGACTGCACATCTTATTTAGTCTGTTAGTGTGCTTGTAACCAGGGATTGCATATACAACTTCCTAGGGATTACTTGAATTAGTAAAAGCAGGTGTTAAAGTCTTCTACTCGAAACTCTTCTGAAAAGCCTGAAAATTTGCCAAGCTTTTTTGCCTGTATGAGTGTAAGACATTGTCTCAGGGTCATTCAAACCTAAAAACTTACAAGAGACGGGTCATTTAACAACCTGTACTGAAGTCAGTACCTCTTAAGAACTATCTAAGAAGGGaattcaaatttaaatccaatgcaGAGGGAATTTTATGAAAAACCTGAAGTGAGCTCATTGCCTTCAACACCCCCCCATTCAATTGTCCAGCCTCCACACTGATAACCCAGGTTGTTAGCATGACTTCCTGCAACAAGTATTTTTGGTGCCTTCTTAGAAAGGGGAAGTAATGGCTTTTCAGCAGATTCACCATTCTTTAGCAGCACAAGAGATTTTCTCACTGCTTCCCTTGCTAATTCTCTATGCTCCTGTTCAAAGCACATGTcgttagaaaatatatatatatatatatatatagagagagagagagagagaatgtattttgttttgaaataatAAGACTGAAATAATAGACCTGGCTCCCAAGTTGATTGGCAAAGCTAAGATCAGCCATTGGATTCTCAAAGAGACCCATGACAAattttactctcaatattcttTTCACGGCATCATTGATCCTACTTATGGGTACAATATTGTTTTTCACATGGTAGGTAAGACCATCAATGAACTCTGTGAAGTTGTAAGGAACTATGACCTGCAACATGTCCAGAGAAAGCATAGGGATAAGTCACTGCATTTGCATGTGAAGGATACATTAAACTCTGCTTTATAATATCTTAGTTACTCTGTTTGATCTAATATACTTTGAATGACCAAGTTGTAAATTATGATAAATATCTACTGACCATGTCAATCCCCGCATTAACTGCAACTTCAATAGAATTTGAATAGTTAGTATGGGGTGGAGAGGTAATCCTGTCAAGACCCTGCCAATCTGATATGACAAAACCCTGAAAGTTCACACATACAACCTCATTATGCTCAGACTCTCAACCACAATTCATTTGATACAACTAAACAATTTAAGAGCCATGTTCAATAGTGCATCACAATATTCTTTTACCCTAAATCGGAGCTTGTTCTTGAGGTAGCCAGTGAGGAGATCATAATTAGCATGCATCTTTTCCCCATTTACGCTTGAGTAGGATGCCATGACTGTTGCAACACCCTTGCTGATGGAGTCTAGATATGCCGGCATGTGGATGCTAAGCAATCCTTGCATGTCGATCACAGTATTGTTCTCATTGATGCCCTTAGTTGTGCCGCCATCTCCCACATAGTGCTTAGCACAAGCTGCCACCTTTTCCCTGACCAAAGCAAGCAATCAATAATAGGAGAGAAAACTATTTGCCAAAACTTTTATACAATATATTTCCCAGGCAACAGCAAAATTTAATTGGTTTTCCCCTAAAAAATTTCCAATAAATTATCAATGTCTAAGTATGCATAAACAATAGATAAAAGGCAGATGGGGATAAAGGAACTATTGATTGCTGCCAAAGCTCTTACTTTCCAGCAACAAAGGGAACGCCTTTTCTAGATTTAGCTGGGATGTTTCCTTGTAAGCCAGTAATGATCTCAGTCATGGCTTCAACAATCTTATGATCTTCACTGTAGCTTTCATAACACCGACCCCATCTTGGATCCCTGCAAACCTGTATTGAAAACAATTTAGAGCTCCAAAAAGTTAGAAAGGTTAaggctttatttttaaaaattagtaaTATTTTCTCACCGCAATACATGGAGCAAAAGCATAAGAAATTCCAGTAGCTCTAACTTCAAGTGCAGTTGCAGCTCCAATCTTCTTCACAAGTTGAGGATCCCTAGCAAACAATACAAGTCAAATTAATTAATTACGAGAAAAACATATTCTAAAAGCAATAGATATATCAATAAATTGTTCAATTTACAAAATTTTGGTTGAGGAGGACTACAAGGGCCGAAATTTTGGAACTTAAGTCATCACCAAAGTTCTATATCTCAGACCTCCATAACTCTTTATCCTTGTCAAGAGCGTGATAAAATTACAGCATGTTTCTATTTTATGCTTAAATGCTGGgatgttttaaaacaataaaataattaaaagaaattcTAAAATTCAGAATTTTCAGAAGTAGAACTTAGTTTAAACCAAACATATCAATATCAGTTCTTTGGATCAACATTTGTTGCTTAATTTATCATTCACCACAGTGTTTACTCAATTGCAGGATTGCCTTTCGTATTCTGAGTTACATAACTGTGTTGCTCATACTCAGTAAAGGCAATTTGATTAAGCAGTTCAGCACCttgtgttaaagcttgatatatattgttggccggttggcccacaacctaacaccttaagcttttaggtaaagtggtgatctaacatggtatcagagttggttaccaagaggtcctgggttTTAGTCTTGTCACCACATTTATTCTatggtattaaaaaaaaaaaaaaatttattgtgtatttatctctccacgtgctgtcaggctgcacgtacgggagagtgttaaagctttgatatacattgtgttggcccacaacctaacaacttaaacttttaggtaaagagATAATCTAACACCTTGCATCTTATTGGAATTGGTTAATTAAGCCATTTTTCTCATTAGTCAAAAACCAAAGGCCTCATAAGAGAAGTTAGTGAAGTTAGGTAAATTAGCATGATAGATGAGCCTTATGAATAGGTTCAACCAAAACCTCGAGAACAACACATCTTTATTAAAAAAAGTAAAGGGACCATGCATGTTTCTACATATAAAGACATTATTATAAACTTGCCTGGTAGCTCCAAGACCAACATTGTGAGGGAAAATCGTCGCATTGTAAACATTGTTGTTGCCGTGGACAGCATCAATCCCATAAATCATCGGGATTCCAAGACGAGTTGACAAAGAACCCTTTTGGAACTCATTTACCATATTGACCCAAGTCTCTGCTGAAGCCTTTGATGCAGGCACACTCCCTCCCCCACTCAACACACTCCCTGCCAACCATGCCTTCTTCAGTATAAGCCAATCTCATTAACTACATTACCAACTTTAATTCAAAACAAATTGGGTATTGCTACTGATTGTTCAAACTAAGTTACCAATAATGTGATCGTATCCATTACAGGGGCACCCACTCACTCAGTAGTTGCTGCAACCCATCACTGATGTATTCTATCTCTACCTTTACAGATATATAAATTaaactagaaaaaaaattttaggcTACCCCATTATTGATCGATAGTTTATTTTCACAGATACATGGATTAAAATGGAAATTTCGAGACTGCACAACAGCGTTTGTAAGCTAATAAAATACTAACTAGGCTGAGAAATGTCATTTTACCAACGTAGTACTTGTTCATCACTTCGGCAGATGCAACTTCGCGCTCGATCTGCAACATCTGCCCAATCTTTTCCTCCAGAGTCATGCGAGCCATTAGGTCTTTGATTCTGGCACCCAGTGGCTGTTTGGGGTCCTTATATTTCACGTATTCTGCTTCTGTAACAGCTGCCCAGGAGCACAAAACCACAAACCCCATCATGGGTATGGAAAATTTCCCCATTTTGGTTGCCTTTAATCGCTCCTCAACTCTGATATCTGAAATTACAACAGTTAGAATGTATGAAAGACAGTGCAAGCGTAACTGATTAAagcatcatatatatatatataaagcgaCTTGAATCGTATCTACCAAAAAGGCCCGATAAAGATGCAGAGCAAGAAAAACCCAGATTGGGCAAGAAAAATCTTTCCACAGCTCGGTAAAAAACACTACATATAAACCAAAGAGAAGAAGGGAAGAAATGGAGAGGTCCAAAAAAAATCAGCAATAATGGAGCAGAGAGAGAGCAAGAATTTGTGAGAAGATGAAATCAATGAGAAACGTGTGAACAAAGAAAAGATCTTTGAGAGCTGTTTTGCtcagtgagagagagagagagagagagagagagagagtagggataAGAGAGTGTAGAAAAATGAATGCCCACCCAACAGGAACAGGGGCAGCCTCTTTACTGTCTGTAGTGGGAGGCTGCTCAGTGTAGGCACAAGAACGTGGGAATCGCGGAGGTACTCCGCCCACCATATATAGACTGGCAGGCAGCTTTGTCCCGAGGACACCTAGTGTTTAACGTTGGaacttttatatttaaaaatatagaaagGAATATGAAAGGGGGGTTGCGTAatttaaaatactaataataataataaattttttattattaatatttttattaatgatcGCATAAATGGATAAAAAATGATTCATTTAATCGACTCAGTGAGATTaaggttttattttattattatcgttgtattaatatttttattttttaccctGATTGAATAGTTATTTTTGTTATCATTTTTAACAGTAGTtttttactaataaaaaaaataagttgaTTTTACAGTTAATTTTACTTATTATTTGAACTTTTAAAATACCTTTGAAAGCtcctgtgtatatatatatatgtccaattagagttattattattattattttaaatggtATCTCAATAAATGGAAAAATGAATTataagaataaaatatttttattttttttaattagaagAAGCTTAAAttgtaaataattaaaaattatatattacttttttttttgaatagagCTTCACGGGAAGAATTAGACATGACCTCAACTTCTACACGCATTGTGCACTCTcacttgcaaaatatatatatatatacatatatatatatatatatatatatttaaggaGGTCGCAATCTCTTCTCTGAAGAGAAGTATGATGGAATCgacaagaattttaaaaattttctctttaaGAAATTTTTTGCTACAAAACATCCCCAATTGCGGTTAAAATGGTCTTATTTTGAGTGAAATATTTACATCTACTCataaaacatgaaaatatacTTTCCTAAATTGATAACACTTCTATTatgtataaaatttttattaaacatttcagtAAAGTTTaaaattacatgttttaaatttgaatttcaaaagcaAATCATATTTTAAATGCATGATGGGATAGATCTGGGGCATCTCATATTTTATGAGTAATCAATTGAGGTTTGATATGCTTTTGGGATGAGGTGATGACACGTGGCTTATTGAGAGACATCCGATAAAAAGATATGGACGTTGTAAGATGGATAAGAGGAACACAAACGAAAGTGGTCCCCCTGCCCCCAAAAAGGGCAAAGTCAAGCCAAGCGGCGGATTTTAAAAACATTCAAAATGTTACCGTTGCAAAATATGACTTTAGCATGCTTTTCTTAATTAATATGATTCAAAATTAAAGTACGTTGGGGCTTGAAATATGAAAAGTTGGATTTGATTTTGACAATAATATAATTTGCTGCATgatggatctctctctctctctctccaaataaatatatattaattttttaattagattAATAAATTGACTTaaatattaaacttataaaatttaactttttttttttttcatttcattcctatgcaaaaaaattaaaataaaagaaataagtgAATTCATTGCTAAGACATGTGTTAATTTTTTGTTATGTAAAGATATttcaaatttaataatatttgcCTAGATTGGTAGAGTAGGGGGTTGTCCCCCGTTTATATAGGATTCCTAACTTtatataatttctaataattgTTTCAGGAGTGTTCCTCAAGCAAACCCTAAATTACTTGCCCATGATGCATCATGCCTTGCGCACATAGATCTTgaacttttttgtttttgttttggacCTTCACTTTTTGTGTTCATTTTAAAACAATTTCTTCATAAATAGTTTTATAAGTGTTGACGTTATAAATTGAGTTTGATCTTCGAGCCCACAGTACGTGTCAATCACTTggaaccaagaaaaaaaaaatttagagaccCCTGGTAGTCTTTTGAGGACCTCTCCGATGTTCAAGTTAGGACCAAGGAACTAAAAATATTGCCAATAATACAGAAAAAGATTATGATATTATGAGGTATTGAGATCGAGAATGGTGAATTTCCCATCTTAACCTTTTTCCTAAAACTACTTTTTATTAGTGTTTTAAAAGTCTCAATTAAGGTGAACCTTAAGCCTCAAGGCAAGTCATGCCTAAAATACTTTGGGACTCAAATCAAAAATCCCAAATTCCAAAAATGTTAACACATTACATATTAAGACTTACGCATTTttacaaaaggcatgcctttaatgcctttttagttgaggctaaCGCATTTTTGGTGTGTGCTTCTCAAGTTAGGTATGATGAAGACACTATACGAAAAGAAGTTGAAAGACACGAACGACACAAGTTTgaaggagttggaagcgaaaACTGTTCTACTATCAGGTTTTGTCTAATCgatgatgtgatgtatcacgtcatggatgaggaatcgccagCAGCAGTTTGGCTGAAATTAGAGAGCCAGTAGATATCCAAGTCATTGATGAACAAGCTATATTTTAAGCAAAAATGATactggcttaagatggcagagggttcagaCCTAACTCagcacatcaatgtattcaatcagatcattagtgatttgaagtgagttgatgtgaagttcaaggaagaagAAAAAGCATTGATGCTGCTTAATTCCCTACCTATGTATCCTACGtacgagaatctggttacgacTATGACAtaggggaaagaaaccctggaattggaggatatcacgagtgcattgttggggttccataagaagaagaagaaggccagCGATGATAGTTCACtaggtgaagggctcgtggcgaaTGGTAATCAGAATCAAGGGAGAGAAAAGTCCTGGAGCAgattgagtggtaataaaactcagtcgCAGTCTAGGAGGAGGAAGGACATTTGCTATTTTAAGTGCACGGAAgtagggcacataaaatcggagtgtccGAAGTGGAGGAAGGAGAATGAAGAAActcaagagggttcgtcaaaatctacgAATGTGGTGAAAAAAGAAAACTTAGGGTGCAGTGATTATGATATGCTTTTTGTTTCATTGTGTTTAGAACGCCTCATGGATTTTTGGATCCTAGACTTGGGATGTTCTTTTAATATGACGCCTAACAAAgtttggttcaccacttacaaattGGTGAGTTCTGGTTCCGTTATGATGGGAAACGATGTTGCATGCAAAGTTGTCAGAATGAGGGATATTAGAATCaatatgtatgatggtgtggtaaggatgtTATGTGAAGTAAGGCATATACCAAATCTACGAAAGAATGTGATTTTAttaggcactttggattgtaattggtatagttacaagtctgaaagtggaaCAATGAAGGTGTGTagtcttgatggtgatgaagggacacaGCTTAGTAGGGAATCTCTATTCATAGTtgggtaacacagttgtaggtggagttgtagctAAAAGTTCTAAGTCAGACAAAAcggagggtattcttaactacattgttttggatatttggggaCCAGTGAGGGTAGCATCATGAGTTGGACATGGGTACTTCATAAGTTTATCATGAAAGGTTTGGGGGTACTTCATACGacacaagttggagatgtttgtcaggtttaacttgtggctaaGGTAGAATACCAAACTGGGAGAAAGTTCCTCAGGCCAGACATTGGAGCTGAGTATGCTAGTGTTCAATGAGTTTTGTGAGCATGACAGGTTGTATGCAGGGCTTTCcaggaacttcttggtaaagttaGCGAGTATGGCGTGTTTCTAGATTAATCGTTCGCCAAAGGTGCTACTAGATTGGAGATTTACATGAGAGGTTTGGACAGGCTATGCGGTAGACTTCTTTGACTTGAGAGAGTTTGAAGCTCCAGCCATGCAtgttctagtgaggtgagatctaagcttCGTGCAATATCCAGATGgtacatctttttggggtataaTAAATATGGGTTCAAGCTGTGTGATCccatgacaaacaaggtggtaaTCGATGAAGACATGATTTTTGTTGTTAAAGTTATGGTGCAGCATActtaggtagatgaagagaaacaggtgccagaAAGCAGCAATAGCAACgagcatgttgtgtaggtggagttggagattTAGGGCAGAAGTGCATGGAGTTTTAGCTCAGAAGACTTGCAACATCATAGTAAAAAATAATAGTAGAAAGTAGATTGTGATGCGGGTGGAGTTACAGAATTAGGACAAAGATGACATCATTAACattgtagggagttctagctcgagagACCAGCAAGATCACAATGGACCTAGGTGCACTATCAAGCCACCGCCTAGGCATAAGTTTGACAACctgatgtcttat
This region includes:
- the LOC131149787 gene encoding uncharacterized protein LOC131149787 — its product is MGKFSIPMMGFVVLCSWAAVTEAEYVKYKDPKQPLGARIKDLMARMTLEEKIGQMLQIEREVASAEVMNKYYVGSVLSGGGSVPASKASAETWVNMVNEFQKGSLSTRLGIPMIYGIDAVHGNNNVYNATIFPHNVGLGATRDPQLVKKIGAATALEVRATGISYAFAPCIAVCRDPRWGRCYESYSEDHKIVEAMTEIITGLQGNIPAKSRKGVPFVAGKEKVAACAKHYVGDGGTTKGINENNTVIDMQGLLSIHMPAYLDSISKGVATVMASYSSVNGEKMHANYDLLTGYLKNKLRFRGFVISDWQGLDRITSPPHTNYSNSIEVAVNAGIDMVIVPYNFTEFIDGLTYHVKNNIVPISRINDAVKRILRVKFVMGLFENPMADLSFANQLGSQEHRELAREAVRKSLVLLKNGESAEKPLLPLSKKAPKILVAGSHANNLGYQCGGWTIEWGGVEGNELTSGTTILTAVKNTVASTTQVVYSENPDAHFVKSNNFSYAIVAVGEHPYVETSGDSTNLTMAEPGPSTINNVCGSVKCVVVILSGRPIVMEPYLSTIGALVAAWLPGTEGQGIADVLFGDYGFTGKLARTWFKTVDQLPMNVGDTHYDPLFPFGFGLTTEPIKSN